ACTTCTCGCCACTGGATTTTTCCCTTGGGTGAGTTCGGGGTGGGGCGAAAGGGGACCATCACACCATCGGCGGCAATGGCCAAAGGTAGAGCAGATAACATCTCTGAAATCGCTTCACAAGGGGCCTGAGTCCCTGATGATTGAGCGTTGAGTTGAGCTTCTAATTCCTGCTGAGCTTTGTTACCCACGGATTGCACCCAGTTCCACAAACTGGATGGACTCACGGATAGACCACTCCACTGACCCAGCATCCAACTGGCCAGTTCATAGGGCATGAACAGACTCAACAAGCAGCCCAGACGCACCAGTTCTTCGCTGCTGTGCTGATAGGGGGCAATCCCAATGGCTTGATCCAGGGGAGTCAACAGACTGCCTGGACATCCTTTGGGACAACGGCCCACCCGTCGCTTTCAAGAGATAGTGCCTACCAGTGTCTGCATCTGACGAGATTCCCATCCCTTCGAATGTAAGCGGGTTCCGCAGGTAGTACATACAGGCCATACAAATACTGCTTTCGCGCGCCTTGAGAGTTCATCCTCCAGAAGACAGCGAGCTAGAAACAAGCCCATTTGCAGAACGATATAAACCATCTGACTCAGGCTGGTTGATACTTTGAGTGCTTCAGTTTGTTCTAGAAATTCGTCATGGGCTAGCACGGTTAGCAATTGCGATGGTAGGGTCATGATAGTTTTTTGGTTCGGGTACAGGATCTATTGTCCTTGACCCGTTTTTCTTTGAGCCATGCATCCCCGATCCTTTGCTTACGCCCGGTTGTATCGGGAAAACATAGGTTAACAAGTCTAGTTAAAAATGAGTTTTTGAGAAGAAAGTACATCTATTTCCCAATTTCTTCACACTTTAAATTTATCCTCAGTATCTGAAAGAGTTCTAAAAAAGCTCTGTTTTATTACTTTGGTGGAGGTATTTGAAGTGAAACTTAAACTCATCCCAGCATTACTAACTTTAGGACTAGCCACATTCCTTGGCGCTTGTGAAACAGTTAGCGAAAATGCTCCAACTCAACCTGGGAGCGAAGCAGACGTCCCTCAGGGTGGTGCAGAATTAGAAGATACAGAAAGTCCCAAGTATCCCCCTGTACCTGATGCAGTTCCTGGTGATAGCCCTGACGAAACTTCTGGGATTCCCGCTGTACCTGATGCTGAAGCCCCTGCAATTCCAGATGCACCTGATGCAACAGACTCGACTGCCCCTCAAGCTCCTTAAGTTTTAGAAGCAAAATTTCCCCATTCAACTGTTTCTTTGTGAAGAAACAGTTGAATCCCTTCTTGACTTGGAAAACTTAATTTTTGGCACAAGTCGCAAATGCTGTTTTGGTTCGTCCACAGTCGTGTGCATCCAAATCTCTCTGAATAGAGCAATTGTCAAGTTGACAATAGTTGAATGAATAGCCTTATTCAGAACAAAAGCATTTACAACATTAATGAGCTGAGTTTTACAGATCACTCCAGACCATTCGTTACCTATTTTCATTAGGAGTACCTATGAATACTCAAAAGTATGTATCAACTTTGAAAATCTTCCCTACGCTGCTCGGTCTAGCAAGCATGAGTGTTTTGACCAGCTTACCTAGCGTTGCCAGCCAATCTTCCCTTCTCTCTAACTCATCCACACAACTGATAGCTGAAGCTGAAGCCCCTAAAGAGCTTTCTCCTGCTGCCTTGAAAGTTCTATGCAAGAACTTCCCTCTGAACTCTCGTTGCACTGGAGCAGCAACCGAAACTAGCGAAGATGCTTCAGCAACGGATAGTGCTCCTGCTGATACTACAGTATCTGCAGAAGAAGAATCGGCTGATTCCCCCGCCATGAGCGATGCTCCAGGTGGTGAAGTAGATGCTGCGGCTGAGCCGACAGATACTGCAGAGGGTGGCGCAGAACAACCCACCGAAACACCGACTGCCAGTGACGCTCCTGCTGACGATGCAATGGGAGCTACTGATGAAACGGATGCCGCTGCAGAAGGTGGTGCAGAACAACCTACTGACGATCCATCTGTCAGTGATGCCCCTGCTGACGATGCAATGGGAGCTACTGATGAAACGGACGCCGCTGCGGAAGGTGGTGCAGAACAACCTACTGACGATCCATCTGCCAGTGATGCCCCTGCTGATGATGCAGTGAATGCTACCGACGAGACGGACGCCACTGCAGAAGGTGGTGCAGAACAACCTGCTGACGATCCATCTGCTGGTGATGCCACTACACCGGATGCCACTGCTCCGACAATGACAGCTCCCACTGTCGCTCCTCCCACTGTTACTCCCCCAACCGTAACTCCCCCTGTTTCAGGTCCTGAAGGCGGTGAAGGTGGTGCTGCACAACCCGCTGATGATACCGGTGCCACTCCTACAGCTCCTATAGAGGAAACGAGCCCTGAAGGAGCAATGCCTTCAGAAACTGAACAACCCTCCAGCAGTACCCCTGAAACCACTCCAAGTGCTGATGCTTTAAAGCCAGAAGCTGATTCTGCATCAGGAGAACAATCCTCCATCTCTGAGGGTGAGCTTAAGCAATTTGCAACCGCCATACCTCAATTAAGTTCACTTGAGAAAACAACCAAAGGGGAAATTTCCCAAGTGATTGGTCAGTCAGGACTGACCCAAGATAAGTTCAATTCTCTATACAATGGGCAGCAAGCCAGTAGCCCAGCAGTAGATGCCACTGATGCAGAAAAACAGTCCTTTGAACAAGCAATGACCAAAATTCAGGCCATTGAAAAAAAGGGGCAAGCAGAGCAAGAAAAAGTGATTCGTTCCCAAGGACTAGAACCTCAGAGATTTAGTCAGATCTTAGCGGCTGTTCGCCAAGACCAATCCTTGCGAACCAAAGTTCAGCAGATGTTACAAACAAACTAGAGCAGTTCACTAAATTAGTGAAACTACTGTTTTGATAAGAAAACATTACGGCACAACCAGTTTGCCGTAATGTTTTCTGTATAGGACATTTGGTGAGTGGCTGGATCTTCTCCAGTTAGTATTGAGACAAAGAGAGAAAAAGCGGCATGAAGCTTCTACTAGTAGAAGATGACGAGCGAATTGCAGAAGCATTGGCAGAAGATCTGACGGATCAGCACTATGCAGTAGATATAGCCCATGATGGAGAAATGGGCTGGGAACTACTGGAGGCATTTACCTATGATTTGGTTTTGCTAGATGTTATGTTGCCCAAGATGGATGGTTTGGCTTTCTGTCGGCAGATGAGAGACCAAGGTTTGGATATTCCCGTACTGATGCTGACAGCTCGAGATACTACAGCAAATAAAGTCGATGGGCTAGACGCAGGTGCCGATGATTATGTTGTCAAACCTTGTGAGTTAGAGGAAATATCGGCCAGAATTCGGGCCCTTTTGCGTCGGAGTCCCATGACTTCGCCACCAATCCTGGAATGGGAGGATCTGAAGCTAAATCCCAATACCTGCGAGGTCTTCTTTCAAGAAGGGCTGATTGCTTTGACTCCCAAAGAATATAGCCTGTTGGAGCTTTTTTTAAGAAACAAACGTCGAGTATTCAGTCGAGCCCAAATCCTGGAGCATCTTTGGGCTTATGAAGTTTTACCAGAAGAAGATACGGTAAAAGCCCATATCAAAGGGTTACGGCATAAGTTGAAAGGGGCAGGAGCCCCCAATGATTTAATTCAAACGGTCTATGGTTTTGGCTATCGTCTTAAACAGGTTTCGTAATCCTCTCTTTCAAGGATTGCGGTGGCGTTTATTGCTGTCTTACTTATTGGTTATGGCAGCAATCTTGGCCGTTTTTAGCGTACAAGTCTATGTCTTTGTAAGTCGACGACTCTACGCCCAAATTGATGCAGAGCTACAAACTTTAGCTCAATCTGCAGCCCTTTCTCTCTCAGATATTAAACAGGAAGGCAAGCCCTATCTCGATAAAGTAGATAAAGTTCCATGGCGCGATATCTTTAATCGAGACCGACATAGTTTGGAATGGTTCACAGCAGATGGTCGGTTGTTGGCTCGGAAAGGGGCGATTACACTTCACTTGCCACCCAAACTGAGAGAACAAAATATTGTTGTCCGAGTCATACGAGAAGAGAAGTCTTTTCAGGTTCGTGCATTTACTATTTCTGTTCATAGCGATGCCGATGCGCTAAAGCGCCCCTTACTAGAAGGATATATTCGGGCTAGTCAGTCCATTACTCCTGTAGAAAAAGCTCAGCTGAGGCTGCTTTGGGGACTAGGAGTAGGAGGAACGATTGCACTAGGTTTAGTCGGAATAGGAGGGTTGTGGCTAACGGAATATTCACTAAAACCAGTTGAGCAAAGTTTTTTGAGGCTAAAGCAGTTTACTGCGGACGCTTCCCATGAGTTACGAACTCCCCTAACAGTGATCAAAACATCTGTTGAGGTGATGATGAATCATCCAGAAAGAGTCCACCCCAAAGATGCAAAAAAACTGGCGGCTATTTCTAGTGCAACTGCACAAATGAACCGATTAGTTGAAGATCTACTCTTTTTGGCGAGAACAGATACATCTGTACCAACTGCCCGACGAGAATGGACTAGAGTGGCTTTAGATGAAGTCCTGAAGGACTTAGTCGACTTTTTAGATCCTTCTGCTCAAACTCAAGGGGTTGAATTAGTGACCCAAGGCATTGTTCCAATGACATTAGTTGGAGATGCCATGCAATTGGCTCGATTATTCTCAAATCTATTAAGGAATGCTGTGGCTTACACCCCTTCTGGGGGAAAAGTGACTCTATCTGTAGCGCGGACTAACCAGGTCACCATTATTAGTGTGGAGGATACTGGAATAGGCATCTCTAAAGAACAAATTCCCTATATCTTTAACCGCTTTTATCGTGTAGATAAGCACCGAGCTCGAAGGCAAGGAGGCTTAGGCCTTGGGTTGGCTATAGCTCAATCCATTGCTCAACTTCATAAAGGCAAAATTACTATTCAGAGTCAAGTTGGGGTAGGGAGTTGTTTCCGAGTTCATTTACCAACGGTACAAATGGGTGTCATTGAAGTATCTAATAACTCTATTCAGTTAGCTTCTAGGAGTACTCCACTAGTATCTCCAAAAGTTAAATAAAGGGTAGTGCCCCAACAGTAAGAATCGCTTAAACTTAGTATCATCAGTACTTTCACCAAACTCACCCAAGTGTCTTAACCTTAAGTCTCTGAACAAATCAAAGGCTAGGAAGCTAACCTACCATCAGCTTCTTAAATACATTGAGGTAAAGGCATACGGAGATGCAACGGGTTCGTCACTAGTTGGAAGACCCGACTGACAGATACAGAGCATGATTAATAATCGCAAAAAAGTTCAGATTGCTTGATCAACTGCTGTAGTTCATCACATTCCATACCTTGAATCGCCATTGCAAGGCCAGTATGAACAAGCGCCAGTCTCTGTCGCGCTTCTGGGCTCAAATCTTCGGCAGCTTCTTCTGCACAATCTAGGATTGTAGCTGTCATGGTCAAGTTATCAAAGGTAACTGCTAATGCTTCGGCTAACAGGCTGGTTAACATGATCTCCCCGCTTTTTTCCTGAGTTCTCTTTTATCATCTGCCAAAGTAATTGAGAGCGAAACAGAGTTATCACGGATTTGTTCTGCGAGATGGCCCAAAACTCTAGTGGTTTACCCGGATAGAGATCCTACGTAGTCCGAGTTCGAATCACTGATAGGCTCTAGTGGTTTACCCGGAGGAGAATAAAAAATAAGACTCTGGAACTAGAACATTTCTGTCTGGTTACATATGATGCTCCATGGTGAATATCTATGGACCAGAGGAGGAATTCAATACTGTACTCAAGGCACTAAATCACACTTCCTATAGGTTTGCAGAGTAAGAAGATCTATTAACTACTCCAATAACCAGAATTCCCAACCTGCGTTTGGTTGGGAATTCGGTGTAAGTTTGTGGCGTTATTTCGCTTGAGAGTTTTCTGGCCCGTGATGTCGGCGGCCATGTCGGCGGCCCCAACGGCCTCTCCTTTGCTTCTTTAGCTCTGCCATTTTAGTTCGTTGCTCAGGAGTGAGGACTTGTCGAATCTTTAGTTTAGTTTCAAATCGGGCCTCACCCATGTCACGGCGCAAATCTTGTAAAATTCGATGTTGCGCTCTCAATTCATCATCAGATGCATCGCTAGCCATCAAGGCTTGCATTTTGTCTTTAGCCGCTCGCAAAGCTTCTCGTTTTGCTTGCTTATCCTGTTTATTCTGCTCCCGAATTTGATCG
The Acaryochloris marina S15 genome window above contains:
- a CDS encoding DUF4168 domain-containing protein, with product MNTQKYVSTLKIFPTLLGLASMSVLTSLPSVASQSSLLSNSSTQLIAEAEAPKELSPAALKVLCKNFPLNSRCTGAATETSEDASATDSAPADTTVSAEEESADSPAMSDAPGGEVDAAAEPTDTAEGGAEQPTETPTASDAPADDAMGATDETDAAAEGGAEQPTDDPSVSDAPADDAMGATDETDAAAEGGAEQPTDDPSASDAPADDAVNATDETDATAEGGAEQPADDPSAGDATTPDATAPTMTAPTVAPPTVTPPTVTPPVSGPEGGEGGAAQPADDTGATPTAPIEETSPEGAMPSETEQPSSSTPETTPSADALKPEADSASGEQSSISEGELKQFATAIPQLSSLEKTTKGEISQVIGQSGLTQDKFNSLYNGQQASSPAVDATDAEKQSFEQAMTKIQAIEKKGQAEQEKVIRSQGLEPQRFSQILAAVRQDQSLRTKVQQMLQTN
- a CDS encoding response regulator transcription factor gives rise to the protein MKLLLVEDDERIAEALAEDLTDQHYAVDIAHDGEMGWELLEAFTYDLVLLDVMLPKMDGLAFCRQMRDQGLDIPVLMLTARDTTANKVDGLDAGADDYVVKPCELEEISARIRALLRRSPMTSPPILEWEDLKLNPNTCEVFFQEGLIALTPKEYSLLELFLRNKRRVFSRAQILEHLWAYEVLPEEDTVKAHIKGLRHKLKGAGAPNDLIQTVYGFGYRLKQVS
- a CDS encoding cell wall metabolism sensor histidine kinase WalK, whose product is MAAILAVFSVQVYVFVSRRLYAQIDAELQTLAQSAALSLSDIKQEGKPYLDKVDKVPWRDIFNRDRHSLEWFTADGRLLARKGAITLHLPPKLREQNIVVRVIREEKSFQVRAFTISVHSDADALKRPLLEGYIRASQSITPVEKAQLRLLWGLGVGGTIALGLVGIGGLWLTEYSLKPVEQSFLRLKQFTADASHELRTPLTVIKTSVEVMMNHPERVHPKDAKKLAAISSATAQMNRLVEDLLFLARTDTSVPTARREWTRVALDEVLKDLVDFLDPSAQTQGVELVTQGIVPMTLVGDAMQLARLFSNLLRNAVAYTPSGGKVTLSVARTNQVTIISVEDTGIGISKEQIPYIFNRFYRVDKHRARRQGGLGLGLAIAQSIAQLHKGKITIQSQVGVGSCFRVHLPTVQMGVIEVSNNSIQLASRSTPLVSPKVK
- a CDS encoding Spy/CpxP family protein refolding chaperone; this encodes MKFRAVYLLAALPLLLPIGNGLTVATESLFPSYAIAQETTEKPNKEEFRKRRREQFRQQLNLSPDQVSEIDQIREQNKQDKQAKREALRAAKDKMQALMASDASDDELRAQHRILQDLRRDMGEARFETKLKIRQVLTPEQRTKMAELKKQRRGRWGRRHGRRHHGPENSQAK